The region ACTTTTACTGATCAGGTGTATCCACACAATTACATACGATGTGTTATTACCTTAGCTGATAGCATGACACTCTTTCGTATATGTTTGCCCTTTTAGTAAACCTCTCCTGGAAACGGAAACGGGATCTCTCAGCACACCCTGTAGTACATGCACATGTTAaccactccctccatttcataatgtaagatgtttgacttttttgtctttaatatttaatcatttattttattcaaaaattatagaaatatcatttattttgcttatgacttactttattatcgaaagaactttaagcacgacttgtcgttttttatatttgtactaaatttttaaataagacgaatggtcaaacgttgcatccgaaaaagtcaaacatcttacattataaaacagattAGTACTTGTTTTGTTAACGAGCTAATCAGCTGACAATGCACCCTTCCTTTCAATTTTTAGACTAAGGCCACGTTTTTGTGCATGAGTTAGGTAACATGTGCGAAAAACTTAGTGATatattagtgtatgattaattaattactagttatttaaaaagtagatTGATATGCCTTTGTAAAGcatcttttctatataaaattttcgcaaCAAACACATAGTTCGGGAAGAAGTGCGTGCGCATAAAATGAGTGACTCAAGTTTACTGGACCCATGAATCGGATACAACCTGATTATCATTTCCTTCTGAGCactacttatattttatgtaAACACATACAATCTTCTCGTCCATGACGGGGTCAAGATATCGCACTTGCCGACATGTGCATGTGGCACAATTCATTTTTGAGCATGTTGCCTTCGGTATAATATATTACGACGATGATACACATGCTATTCgtgtttttgaaaatttgattttagaattgtttttaataacttttgaattttaagACCATTTTATCCTCTACAAAGCTTAcgaatataaagtttttactCCAGATGAAAGTTTAGAGTTTTATGGTGTAAAGTTATTTTTCTCTTGTAGAAAATGGCTAGTAAATTGTTTCTTTAACTATTGTTGAAAgtctatgtataaatattaatgttATGTAGAGaatttataaatgtatattttattcACGTAGAAATATATAACTAGAAATCTTATCAAAATAAGTATGATGGCCCATGTAGATTTGATGTCTAGCctcattataaaattttatctaagaAAAAATGGAATGTAATTCTCATACATAAGAGtagagggagggagagcagGGGATCAAAGCTCTTAGTGGAGAGGATAGATGCCTTCATCAATACCTTGCCTAGGATGGCCTGGGTAGAATCCACCTCCTTGTTGGTGCATCAGACTCTCtgggagtaattaattagcatatattagtatatgattaattaatcactagttatttaaaaagtagatTGATATGCCTTTGTACAGCATCTTtcctattcaaaattttcgcaacaaacatatatttcGGGAAGAAGTATGCGCGCGAATAATGAGTGACTCAAGTTTACTGGACCCATGAATTGGATGCAACCTAGTTAATTATCATTTCCTTATGGGCcctacttatattttatgtgaaaatatGCAATCATCTCGTCCAAGACGGAGTCAAGATATCGCACTTGCCgacatgtgcatgcatggcacaACTCGTTTTTAAGTATGTTGCCTTTGGTATAATATATTACGACGATCATACACATGCTATTCGtgtttttgaaataaattgattttagaattatttttaatagcttttgaattttaaaaccatTTTATGCTCTACAAAGCTTACGAATGTAAAGTTTTTACTCCAGATGAAAGTTTAGAGTTTTATGGTGTAAAGTTATTTTTCTCTTGTAGAAAATGGTAGTAAATTGTTTCTTTAACTATTGTTGAAAgtctatgtataaatattaatattatgtagagaatttataaaattatattttattcacGTAGAAGTATATAACATCAAAATAAGTATGATGGCCTGCGCAGATTTGATGTCTAGTctcattataaaattttatctaagaATAAGAAGAATGTAACTCGCGTACATAAGAGTACAGAAAGGGAGAGTAGGGGATTAAAGCGCTTAGTGGAGAAGATAGATGACATCATCAATACCTTCCCCAGGATGGCCTGGGTAGACTCCACCTCCCTTGTTGGTGCATCAAACTCTCTGGGAGTAAACCGTGTTCaagctaatttatttattaaagattCTAGCTAAGTCATGCATGGCTAAGATGCTAATTTATTTCTTGAAGCTTCTAATTAACTCATGCAAGGTTAAGCCTCTCTAATATTCATGAAGCAAGTATCAAATAGTAGCTAGAAAAATGTGGAAATCTctagaaaatatagtattcATATGTATGTTCGTGTCCTATCTAAGGTCTAGAATAATCTAGTTAGCTGCAGTTAGTTGTAGAGTAATCTAGCTTACTATCTAATGTGTTGTATGATGGTCTATAAATAGGCAACGAAGGGTGTGTACAAGGATGATGTACTCCTATACATTGAAGTGAATAAGAGCTAGCACACAACATACACAAGCTTCCCTCTTTAGAAAGACACCGAGCAAAACAACTCTTCTACTTCGATTGCTCACAACCAATTCTACAAGATAATTTGCACCAACAAACAGATGGTTTTGAGAAATACGGCTTGGCAACAACAAGGATACCTAGGTCCATCAATGCAACGGCCAGCAGGGGAGCTCTAGCTAGTTGACCATGTGGCACCGATGAGACGACCAACTGCTCCATGGTGGATCAGTCGGAGTGTGGGATCACGAGGGGAAGGGCCTCGGAGGCATGCCTCTTCTTTGCCTCACCCTAATATGTGCCGATCGTTGACACCACCTCCTCGCTCCAAAGCGTCGCCACCTACCGCATCCGAGCACATCACCATCATCATTTTTCTACAGAATCGGCAAGTGAGGCACATTGCCGCCATTGTCGACCTCCGTTCAACGTGCCACTCCTTGATTGTTGGCCACCACATGTTGACGTGTCAAGGCGCTAGATCTAGATGTGTCTATGCATGCTCCAACTGTATTGTCGAATGGGTGTCACCGGGAGGTGTTGGATTCAGTTGACGGAAACACGACGATCTTAGGGTGACTAGGGCGCTCCAATCCTAGGAGATGCAGTGGAAGCTCAAGGTCTGGAAGGATGCATTGTGGAGGTTGCATGGACGATGCCACTCTCCTCGTACGTAGCCAAATCAATAAAATTAGGagtaacaaaaagaaaaagttagCAATTATATGTGGTCACAAGTGaaatagaatataaatatgagaATATTTAATGATTCGACACGCTTAAATGTAgcaattaatatatgtatctatAACATGTGGTTTTTAAACTCATATGAGATTGGCAGATAAGTTAATAAATTcttaaatatgttattatagcagtgacaaataattaaatacccCATAAATATATGGTCCAGAATAGTTCTCTAGTAAAAGATTTTGTCTTGTTCGGAGTTATGTTAAGATGTATTTCTAGTCCCTCTCTAAAAATTGAAATGTATTGATACTTGGGCTCAAATATTTCCTTTTCCTCTTATTAACATAGGATTCTATAcggtttttcaaaaaataaaataggattCTATACTGTGAGAGGAAACACTATGGatctttttttcattacttTATTAGCATAGTAAATTTATGGTATATGAACGTACGTAATTTCATATTGAATATCAAAATCCAACCCTCCAGCACCATATTATCTCATGGGGATGAGGTGTAGCACTGCACCTTCCAGCTGTATAAAAGGTTCGCTAAACAATAAATCCTGGTCTATTTCACTTCAAAAATTTCACATCTAATTGCAACAACAAGAAGGAacggaataaaaaaatatctcaaaacatataaaatgaaATGCTCCTACGTTGATCAGCCATCCAGTGCATGAGTGTGATGACCAGACAAAACTGACGCCTATCTGTCACAAGTGCCAACGCCCAGACAAGaagcttttaactttttgccaatCCCCTCGCACAACGCTTGTGAGAGAGATTAAACTCTTTTGTAAAACGTGGCAACAAGTTAAAAGCCACTAACCGATTTCCATGTATGGAGTACTTGCAACTTGATTAATACCTGCAACATTAGTAAGCAAAAAGATGCACATTTCTGTcaacaagaattaattaatgaaggAAAAACCACGCATGTTTGGAGTACTTGCAACACGATTAAAAGTTGGTTTATCACAGAGAGTTCACACATCCCCACTCTCTAATCTTCTCTACCTTAACTAGAGGTAATTTATTAGCCATGGCTGATTACTAATTAACTACTCGCTCCTGGTCTCCTCCTCCAGGAAGGCAAATTCATTCTCGTTGTTCATGAGGATGTTGTCCAGGTCCAGGTCCAGCTGCCTTCCTCTCCACTCGGTGAGCCACCAGCTGCAACGCCGTCACCAGTAGCGTTGGCGTCAGCCACACCGCCCTCTTCCATAGGCAGCATCATGTCATCATCGTCTAGCTGGCCCATGAGAGATGCCAGAGAGAACGACACGGTGTCTTATTCAGCAGCAAACGGAGCAGAAACTTGATCGGGCACCATGAACGGCTCTGCCTCCACCACTACCTCCGCCACTTTCTCCTCCGATGTGACAACGGCGCCGTCGGTGCCGGCGTCCTCGCCATGGGTCGCCAGACTCGCCATGATGGGCTCAGTCAGACTGAACGTCGGCTCCACCGGTGGCGCCATGAGAGAGCCACCCGCACCAGCAGCTCCGATGTGGTTCTGCTGCGTGGAAGGTGGCGGAAGACCTTGGTAGGAAAAGGGCCCGAGGTACAGCTTCTGCCCCATCGCCGGCGCCTGCACGGCTGCCGGCACGACGTTGTTGTTGAAGGAGATCGCCGCGTTGCCGATCAGGGTAAGAGGGTTGCGCGGCGAGGCATTGAGCGTCGGAAGGATTGCCTTCAAGAACAGGGAGTCCGGGACACGGAGGGTCGTCGGAGGGCGCTCGTCTAGGTCCTTCTTATGTTTCCTCGCGCGGTATTTCTgcggcggcaacgacgacCAAAAATTTAGGCATGTTAATTATGGCAGacatatatatccatattcatgtgataaaaatacatactacaaataagttattttactATAGTTATGAAGATTCTGAGGGTGCTAGGCTACACTTTTATACTCTAAGGTGattgtttttcatgtaaaatgtcaaacgttatatttgaaaacaaaaaattatttgtgaataaaatttctatatacgtatttttaatgatctaaaatccaagtccgaaaataaactttggagaaaaaaaaactccaaatttagctctaaatttaatattgaaaaacttcaaatttaactctaaatttaatgttaaaaattcaaaattcggCTTATAAGCTTAAGCAGAAGCAACCGGACGAGAGTGTCTAGATTTTGCCTGATCAGTAGCTcataaaacagtaaataaagttctcaattttttgtgtgttttatcTGGTTGCTATGTAAGAGTATAATAGTAAATCATCATGCATATTCATCGATCAATAGCATTAACTTTTGGCAGTAATGCATTCCAATCCAAAACAGAACTTATAGAACATAAGTTATTAACTAACAGAACTTATAGAACATAAGTTGTTAACTAAAGAACTAGTTAATCATAAAAGTAATTTGACTATTGCTTTAGCAGCAGATTTATTTACTAGTTAATCAAAGCATATGTTTTACATGTAAATTTCATTCATCTATTAGggatcaaattaaaatatatactaagtTAACACTCACAACTAATCAaagtggagggagtatatgcaTTTTGGAATCTAGCATGAGTATATATGCAGAGATCGATGCTACAGCCTACAGATGGCGTCACATACTCGCTTAAGAGAACAACATAATTAAGCATCCATAATTGCTAGAGATACACTCCTCTCCTACAGTCCCACTATGCCAGTATTGCATGCATAGTTAAAGAGGAAACATCCAAATATTTTTGCAGTCACTAGAAATTTAAACATTTGGAGCGTTTGAAATTAAGGTGCTGAAAACAGCTAGCATGCACGGTCAAACGACTATGGAAGAGAGTTGGCACCTGCAAGTGGCTGGAAATATGATGCCTCATCAGCCCTTCCACGTTCATGTGCTCCAGTATCTTTCTTGGCTTCGCACCTGTTGATATCAAAGGAATTAGTAAtcttaaaaaagttgtttaacCTCACAGTAGGATTTGGAACTAACTGTGTACAATGAGTCGTGATAGTTGATGATTCATTCACTATTCTTTCTCACATTTACCTTTTATGCAACTAACATATATTAAGTATAGTGACTGGAAGTTGAAAGTAACTTATAACAATTAATTGCATCCTTTGCTCCTACACTATAGTATGCACGTACCCACGCCGATATGTTGCACCGCACGCTCAAACTTGCGCTCGAGGCACGGTGTCCATGTAACCCGGTGTTTCTGGGGTTTAGAAGAATCATCTCCTTCACCGCTGCCACTGCCACGATTGCTGTCGTCGAGGTTGATGGTCAACTGCCTCTTGCGGCTACCACCAGCCATCATCGCCTTCAAGAGGACCTGCGACTTCTCGATGATACTAATGTCGTCATCATCACCTCCAACAACACCAGCATGAGTTGCCTCGTCAATGGGTGGAACCATGTTTGTCAACTTCAGAGAGTAGTTGCGCCATGCCACCACCTTCCACAGCTGGGCCATCACGTTGGAGCTCAAGCTGTCTAGTGGCTTCTTGATGATATAGGTTGCCGTCTCCAGAAGGTTGTTACGGAACGCTTTGTCCTCATCGGCGACCATGTTATCCATCGAAAGAACTACATATGAAGCATGCAAGCATCCAGCAATTAAACCAGATTATAGACACAATGACatgtacttatatatatttacgaCACTCGAATATTTGACCCCTTTGTTAAGTATGCTTACGGTAAATGACAGGGATGTGGAACTTAGTCTCAACGAACAGGCGGAAGTCGAAACGGGAGGAAACCAGCGTGTGCACGTCGCAAATGAC is a window of Oryza brachyantha chromosome 8, ObraRS2, whole genome shotgun sequence DNA encoding:
- the LOC102715328 gene encoding two-component response regulator ORR33-like, producing the protein MEEETMLNFFPGGLRVMIVDRDMKAARIATAKLSGLNYPVVATHFTPRAGLRALHGNKMVGVQAVICDVHTLVSSRFDFRLFVETKFHIPVIYLLSMDNMVADEDKAFRNNLLETATYIIKKPLDSLSSNVMAQLWKVVAWRNYSLKLTNMVPPIDEATHAGVVGGDDDDISIIEKSQVLLKAMMAGGSRKRQLTINLDDSNRGSGSGEGDDSSKPQKHRVTWTPCLERKFERAVQHIGVGAKPRKILEHMNVEGLMRHHISSHLQKYRARKHKKDLDERPPTTLRVPDSLFLKAILPTLNASPRNPLTLIGNAAISFNNNVVPAAVQAPAMGQKLYLGPFSYQGLPPPSTQQNHIGAAGAGGSLMAPPVEPTFSLTEPIMASLATHGEDAGTDGAVVTSEEKVAEVVVEAEPFMVPDQVSAPFAAE